GGCCGTGTCTCAGTCCCAGTGTGGCTGGTCGCGCTCTCACGCCAGCTACCCGTCGTTGCCTTGGTAGGCCGTTACCCCACCAACAAGCTGATAGGCCGCGAGGCCATCCCATAGCGGCTGACCATTTTCTCCACTGACCATGCGGTCTGTGGAGGTCATCCGGCATTAGCCATAGTTTCCCATGGTTATTCCGGTCTATGGGGCAAGTTCCTCACGTGTTACTCACCCGTTCGCCGGTCTCCCCGATCCCCGAAGGGATCGGTTCTCCCTCGACTTGCATGTGTTAGGCGCGCCGCCAGCGTTCGTCCTGAGCCAGGATCAAACTCTCCATTAGAGATCGTCAACTCCGAGCCGAAGCCCGGATGCCTTCAGATCCGTGGATGAAGAGTCCACCGTGCGCAGGACCGCAAAGGATACGGCGACCTGCCTGGCCACGGTGAATCAATCCAGTTCAGTAACAGCTGGTTGTGTATTACTAGCTGCCCGGAACCAGTTTTTCATACGTCCGCCCAATTTCCCAGCCGAAGCTGGTCCCAAAGGCGGGGTGCATGTTGCACTGGCTTTTGGCACACTGTGCAGTTTTCAAGGAGCGGCTGCGCTCCGTTCGAGGTCCGCCGCCGGGACACCAACGTCGGTGGCAGGCGGGTCGGCTTTCGAACTACGGTCGCTTGCGAGGCCTCTCGGCCTCTGCTGTTCGTGTGGATTGGCCTGTCGGCCGCGGACTGCGGGAACGATGTGCCGTCCACTGCAGCGGGCCGCAAGTTGTCTCCCGCTGGGAGGGTCGTGAAACCCACCCGGCCTTGCTGGGAGAACTCTACTCGGTGTGTTCGTGTGGTGCAACTTGCGGCCGGTGACCGTGGGCCACCGGGAACGGCCAGCCTACCCCCATCCTGCCCGCCGGCAACCCCCAGGGCACAATTGCGGACTTTGAGCACGATCCGGAGGTGGGGCCCAGCGGCGTCTTTGTCGCGGGCGCCGAGCCTTGCCGGCGTTTCGGGTTGCGCCAAGATCGGCGACGAGACGGCAGGCGCGCGCCGGCGCTGAGCACCGCCCGTGCAGGCGCTGACCACGCAAGCCCACCGCCTGTGGCCGGGCACGTCGCCGGGCCAGCCCACCACCCCGGACGTGGTCGCGTGGCCAGGCCACATCCCCGGGCGCGTCGCCGGGCCAGCGCACCACCCCGAAAGTGGTCGCGTGGCCAGGCCACCGCGCCGGGCGGCGAGACGCTCGGGTGCGCCCGCGGATCGCCGAGCCGAGAAGACCCGCACTTTTCCGTGAGCACCTTGTGGCGGTCGCTGCGCGACCCCCCCCCCCACACCCGGCACAGCTGAGAATCGCCCTCGCAGGCTCGGGCGATTCACTGCTCAGGACCGGACGAGACGGGCGAAGCGGCGCTTGCCGGCTTGCAGGACGGCACCGGTGAGGTCGGCGGCTGCCAGCTCGGCGGTGGGATCGGCCAACGGGGCGCCGTCCAGGCGGACCGCGCCCTGGGTCACGAGCCGACGGGCCTCGGCCCCGCTGCTCGCCATGCCGGCGGCCTGCAGCAGGCTCGGCAGGAACCACGGGTCGGTCGCCCCGAGGTCGAACTCCGGCGCGTCGTCGGGCACCGCGCGGTCGCGGAACTGGCGGTCGAAGCGGGCCTCGGCCCCGGCTGCGGCGTCGGCCCCGTGGTAGAGGGTGACGATCTCACGGGCAAGGCGCCGCTTGGTCGCGCCCGGGTGCAGGTCCCCGCCGGCCAGGCCGGCGTCGATGCGCGCGACCTCGTCGGGGTGCACGTCGGTCACCAGCCGGAAGTACCGCACCATCAGGCTGTCCGGTATCGACATGACCTTTCCGAACATGTCCGGGGCGTCGTCATCGACATCGATGGTGTTGCCGGCGGTCTTCGACATCTTCGCCTGCCCGTCGGTGCCCTCCAGCAGGGGCATCGTGAGCACCACCTGGGGGTCCTGGCCCGCGTCGGACTGCAGGTCCCGGCCCACCAGCAGGTTGAAGGTCTGGTCGGTCCCGCCGAGCTCCACGTCGGCACGGACGGCGACCGAGTCGTGCCCCTGCAGCAGCGGGTACAGGAACTCGCTGACGGCGATCGGGCGCCCCTCACGGTGGCGGGCGGCGAAGTCCGCGCGCTCCAGCATGCGGGCCACCGTCATCTGCGCGGTCAGGCCGAGCACGTCGGCCATGCCGAGGCGTTCGAGCCAGTCACGGTTGTCGACCACCTCCAGTCGCTCGGCGAGCAGCACCCGGCGTGCCTGGTCGAGGTACGTCGCGGCGTGGTGGGCCACCTCGTCGGCCGACAGCCGGGGACGGGTCACCGAGCGCCCCGACGGGTCGCCCACCCGCGCGGTGAAGCCGCCGATGATGAGCACCGCGGTATGGCCGAGACGCTGGAAGTCGCGCAGCTTGCGCAGCACGACGGTGTGCCCGATGTGGATGTCGGGGCTGGTGGGGTCCATGCCGAACTTGACCCGCAGGGGGGCCCGATCCCCCGCCGCGACCTGCTCGAGCTTGCGCTCCAGCTCGCCGGCCGGCAGCGCCCGGTCGGCGCCGTCGAGCAGGATCTTGGACTGTTCGGCAACGGTGAGCATACGGCCCAAGCCTATGCCAGCCGCCGATGCGCCTTGTACGGGGAGGCCCAGCGCGACCCGGGGACGACGAACCGCCAGGCCACCTCGGCGGCGGCGGCGACGCCGGTGCGGGCCGTCGTGGCGACGTCCGGTCGCGCGCCGTCGTCAGCGAGGTGCAGGGCCGGCGGGGCGTGCCCGGGGCGGGCGCTGAGGTCGGTGCCGCTCCACCTGCCGTCCAGGCCGTAGGCCTGGGCGAGGCGCGCCGGCCCCCGCAGCAGCTCGCGGTCGGCCCGGCCGCCTCGCCGGGCGCGCATGACCTCCTGGCCCTCGAGCGGCTCGGCGGCGCGCAGCAGGCACCCCTGGCCATGGCCGGTGGTACCGGTGACGACGTTCAGGCACCAGTGCATCCCGTAGGTGAAGTACACGTAGGCGTGACCGGGGGCCCCGAACATGGGGGCGTTGCGGGCGGTGGGGCCCCGGAAGGCATGGCTTGCGGCATCCTCCTGGGTGTAGGCCTCGACCTCGACGATACGGGCCACCAGCAGCCCGGGCTCGTCCGAGTGCACGAGCAGCTTGCCGAGCAGCTCCGCCGCCACCGCGGGAGCCGGCCGGGCGTAGAACGCTCGCGTGAGCGGGGTCATGGGCTCGGCGTCCGCGTCACCGGCGTCGCTTGGCGGCGACGAACTCCAGCAGGCCGTCGAGGTCCCGGCAGTTCAGGACGTCGCCCGGGGTCGCCCACCCGCGCTGGGCCGTCGCCACCCCGTAGGGCAGGTTGTCGAGGTCACCGACCGCGTGGGCGTCACAGGAGATCGCGAGCGTCGCCCCGGCCTGGACAGCGCGGCGGACCAGGTCCCCCCCGAGGTCGAGGCGCCGCGGCGACGCGTTGATCTCCAGGGCCGTGCCGGTCTCGACGGCGGCCTCGGCGATGGCAGTGAAGTCGACCTCGTACCCCGGTCGGATGCCGATCTTGCGCCCGGTCGGGTGCCCGATCACGTTGACCGCGGGGCTCTCCATGGCGCGGATGATGCGCGCGGTCTGCTCCGCGGCCGGACGCCGCATCAGGCTGTGGACGCTGGCCACCGTGAAGTCGTAGCCGAGCAGGAA
The sequence above is a segment of the Egibacteraceae bacterium genome. Coding sequences within it:
- the tyrS gene encoding tyrosine--tRNA ligase; this translates as MLTVAEQSKILLDGADRALPAGELERKLEQVAAGDRAPLRVKFGMDPTSPDIHIGHTVVLRKLRDFQRLGHTAVLIIGGFTARVGDPSGRSVTRPRLSADEVAHHAATYLDQARRVLLAERLEVVDNRDWLERLGMADVLGLTAQMTVARMLERADFAARHREGRPIAVSEFLYPLLQGHDSVAVRADVELGGTDQTFNLLVGRDLQSDAGQDPQVVLTMPLLEGTDGQAKMSKTAGNTIDVDDDAPDMFGKVMSIPDSLMVRYFRLVTDVHPDEVARIDAGLAGGDLHPGATKRRLAREIVTLYHGADAAAGAEARFDRQFRDRAVPDDAPEFDLGATDPWFLPSLLQAAGMASSGAEARRLVTQGAVRLDGAPLADPTAELAAADLTGAVLQAGKRRFARLVRS
- a CDS encoding DNA-3-methyladenine glycosylase, encoding MTPLTRAFYARPAPAVAAELLGKLLVHSDEPGLLVARIVEVEAYTQEDAASHAFRGPTARNAPMFGAPGHAYVYFTYGMHWCLNVVTGTTGHGQGCLLRAAEPLEGQEVMRARRGGRADRELLRGPARLAQAYGLDGRWSGTDLSARPGHAPPALHLADDGARPDVATTARTGVAAAAEVAWRFVVPGSRWASPYKAHRRLA